Proteins from one Penaeus vannamei isolate JL-2024 chromosome 8, ASM4276789v1, whole genome shotgun sequence genomic window:
- the LOC113819970 gene encoding uncharacterized protein, translated as MAAGVTAWLCLAALCGLSSPHSLSTDCCIHIHPCPLPCPQPTPRPTYPPTWPPTHPPTWPPTHPPTWPTYPPTWPTHPPTWPTYPPTWATYPTQRPTWPTYPTQRPTYPPCPTYPTQPPTWPTYPTQPPTWPTYPTQPPTWPTYPTQPPLWPTYPPCPTYPTQRPTYPTQRPTYPTQRPTYPPCPTYPTQPPTWPTYPTQPPLWPTYPPCPTYPTQRPTYPTQRPTYPTQRPTYPTQRPTYPPCSYPTQPPTWPPYPPCPTYPNTPSICGHYQQTVCPYAGRKKRSNGQRRCALEGHCPHGYSCCPNGCPGQSVCVLASPSNATVPQVHRAVPRHQVNVSLVFSTASPLSYWLLQYQVLPVMAALFPFVSLEQVPVSNGQQDGECQYGAPECLGNMLVSCATWHQRNQSAVVAFAACLTMDTALVRGGNAAMVLKKALKCLQYQPEVWNKVVACASTDEGLNLFMAAWNRQKEIGVAYDGSPIVAFNGEAVISNVENLGRFKEFICYSLWSNKKVQNTCRYLLQDGNIAT; from the exons gtTACGGCGTGGCTTTGCCTGGCCGCGCTATGTGGACTGTCGTCTCCACACTCGCTGTCGACTGACTGCTGTATCCACATCCACCCTTGTCCTCTCCCGTGCCCACAACCCACGCCAAGACCCACATACCCACCAACATGGCCGCCGACTCACCCACCAACATGGCCGCCGACTCACCCACCAACATGGCCGACTTATCCACCAACATGGCCGACTCACCCGCCAACATGGCCGACTTACCCACCAACATGGGCAACTTACCCAACACAAAGACCAACATGGCCGACATACCCAACACAAAGGCCAACATACCCACCATGTCCAACATACCCGACACAACCACCGACATGGCCAACATACCCGACACAACCACCGACATGGCCAACATACCCCACACAACCACCGACATGGCCAACATACCCCACACAACCACCGTTATGGCCAACATACCCACCATGTCCAACATATCCTACACAAAGACCAACGTATCCTACACAAAGACCAACATACCCAACACAAAGACCAACATACCCACCATGTCCAACATACCCGACACAACCACCGACATGGCCAACATACCCAACACAACCACCGTTATGGCCAACATACCCGCCATGTCCAACATATCCTACACAAAGACCAACATACCCAACACAAAGACCAACATACCCAACACAAAGACCAACATACCCAACACAAAGACCAACATACCCACCATGTTCATACCCAACACAACCACCAACATGGCCACCATACCCACCATGTCCAACATATCCAAATACCCCAAG CATCTGTGGCCATTACCAGCAAACCGTCTGTCCTTATGCTGGACGGAAGAAGCGAAGTAATGGACAG aGGAGATGTGCCTTGGAGGGCCACTGCCCCCACGGGTACTCCTGCTGCCCCAATGGATGCCCAGGACAGAGCGTGTGTGTCTTGGCCTCGCCCTCGAACGCCACAGTGCCACAGGTCCACAGGGCAGTGCCACGTCACCAG GTGAATGTGAGCCTCGTCTTCAGTACAGCCAGTCCCTTGTCCTACTGGCTACTCCAATACCAGGTTCTCCCCGTCATGGCAGCACTCTTCCCCTTCGTCAGCCTGGAACAAGTGCCCGTCAGCAATGGGCAACAG gacGGCGAGTGCCAGTACGGCGCCCCCGAGTGCCTGGGGAACATGCTGGTGTCATGCGCGACTTGGCACCAGCGGAACCAGAGCGCCGTCGTCGCCTTCGCCGCCTGTCTCACGATGGACACGGCGCTGGTGCGGGGAGGGAATGCGGCGATGGTGCTGAAGAAGGCGCTGAAG TGCTTGCAATACCAACCCGAAGTCTGGAACAAAGTGGTGGCGTGTGCGAGCACCGACGAGGGTCTGAACCTGTTCATGGCGGCTTGGAACCGACAGAAGGAGATCGGAGTCGCCTATGACGGGAGTCCGATCGTCGCCTTTAATGGG GAGGCGGTGATTTCGAACGTCGAAAATCTGGGCCGGTTTAAGGAATTCATTTGCTACAGCCTCTGGTCCAACAAGAAAGTTCAGAATACTTGCAGGTACCTCCTCCAAGACGGAAATATAGCGACCTAA